CTTCATCTGTATTCCCTTCCTGGGCTATAGTATTCGCCCGGTTATTAATTTTGACCAGATAAACTGTTGCTGCCAGTACCACCAGCAGTAAAACATACCCTGCCATACAGTCCCTCCTAATAATAATAAAATTTAAATTCCTATTTGATTAAAACCATTAGCCCATTCCAGAGACATCATATAAAATCGGGGGATCTCTTTTTCATCCAGGTCTATCCGGGATGCAAAATAAGAAAACCTCTCCCAGTCACCCTTTTCATATGATACAGTCAGTTCAAAAATCTCCCTGTAGCGATGCTGTTCACCCAACAAGGCTTTTTTAATATCGTCAGAGACCGGAAGTTCAGCTAAAATTTTTGCCATCGGCCTGCCAATAAGGGCATCAATCATGGAGAACATGCCAACCAGAAACATATCCGAACTCCGGTCCGCTAAACCGCATTTCTGTCCGATCAATTCGCCAAACCGAGCCCTGATAATTGAACTGGTCAGTATTTCATTAGGTTTATCTTCGACCATGCCTTTTAATGCAATTAATGACAGCCATTTTTTAATTTCCCGTATCCCAAGCATCACCAGAGCATGCTTAATCGAAGTTATTTTACTTCTGAAACCAAAGGCGGCTGAATTAATGTACCTGAGCAGCTTATAGGACAAGGAAACGTCACGTCTCATAATATTGTCTATTCTGTCAAAATCCAGGTCCGGCCTGTTAATCTCCTGCAGCAGTTGAAGATAGTTCATCTTGTTGGCTGGGATATCCTTCCCGGATATGATTACCGGTTTGCTGAAAAAGTACCCCTGAAAATATGTAAATCCAATTTCCAAAGCCTGTTCAAAATCCCTGATGGTTTCAACTTTTTCCGCCAGAAATTCCACCTTTCTGTCCCCGCACTTACGTATCAGGTTCTTCCGTTCCTGAGGCGGGGTCCCCAGAAAATCAATCTTAATAATATCCACAATATCCATAAGTGGTTCATAAATGGAATCACACACAAAATCGTCCAGAACCAGCATGTATCCCAGTTCTTTAAGCCTTTTGCATGCCGCCACAATCTCTTTGTTTCTCCTGACGTGTTCCAAAATCTCAACAGCTATCAGGTTGTTGGGCAGATTCGCGGCGACCTCATTTTTCAGCAGGTTCTCGGTAAAATTGATAAATGCCCTCTTACCACCTGTAAGTGACTCCAACCCAAAAAGCAGGAAACTGTTGGCGATAACCTCTGAGGTCGCATGGTCTCCATCGGGATCGTTATAAAAGTTGTCTGTTCCCATGCGATATAGAAGTTCATAGGCAAATACCTGCTGCTGCCTATTAAATATCGGCTGCCGGGCTACGAATACATCCATAGTTTTCCCCTCCTGGATGCTTTTCTTGCCATATTCTTATTTAATTCTACATCAGACTACAATTTTCCTTCTCTGTTAAGTTACTACAACTGTTAACAATTTATTTCCCGGCAGTACCACATTCTTGTTAAAATCAGTTTTTCCTGATATGATAACTTTAGGTATAGTTATCCACAAATCTAAACTATGATTCCACATAATAATTTTTTTTGGAGGATTGCTAAAATGAAAACAAATGAGCTGGACTCTCCACAAAATCAAACTGTTGAAATCCGCGCCTTTAATTTCCTGAAAAAATTTTTTGATGAACGCGGTTGGTCCTTCCCCCATTACCTTAAACTTGACAAAGAATGCTCTGCAAAGGAACTGGCCCAAACCCTGGAGCTTCCGGCTGAAATGATTGAAGCTGTCTTTATCAACGGAAAAGCCTATCAGCCTGAGGAAGGAGTGGTAAAACCAGGGGACCGGGTAGCCTTTATCCCGCCCGGGACTCCCGGACCTTACAGGGTGCTCCTGGGCATAAAAAAGCTGCCCAATAATTAAAGTGCTCCAGACAGCGCCGTTACTCTTTAACCTCGGCCAGCCAAATTTCATTCATTAAATGGGCAAGTACGCGAAGTGTGCCGTCATAATGCCCAAGAATCTGCTGGTATTTCGGGTGAAATGTCAGATTGCGCAGATGACGGAAATCATGCAGTATTTCTCTCTGCTGCCCGGATACCAATCCCTTCGAATAGAGATAATTAATTTTATCTCTTAACACCGGATAACTGCCTTTTCTTTTTACCCGCGCCCCCCCGAAAACCTCATACTTTTCCGATATTAACGCCTCCAGGCTCTTTAAGGCTTGTTCCACAGCAACAGTGCAGAATGGGTAATATAGGTATCCATAAGCAAACAGAGCCTTGGCAATTTCAAATATATTCTTAATGTGTAAAGGAATATTGGAATGAAGTTCAATATCACTTACTGCCCTGATAAAATCTTTTTCAGTGGTCCTGGTCACGACTCCTGTGACAAAATCGATATTCTCCATTAATTTGCATATCTCATCAGGCTCAAAATAGTTGTTCACACTGACCCTGGAAAAACAGGAACCCACACTGTCAGCAAGCAACTGCCACCATTTCTCATCCCAGTACTTATGGGCATTGGCAGAAGTAGAAGGGGCGACAAAAATCCTTGTGGTCCCAACAGTTATGGTTTGAAAGCCGTAATCAATATCACGTTTTCCGCAAAAACTCTTAGCAGCCTTTTTTCCGTTAAAACATAGTATTTGCGGGTTATATTTTTTTATTTTATTTATGAGTTCATCACGGTTAAAATTGTAATCTGTAAGCCCTATCCCGTACAAACTTACATCCCTGTAACACCCCGGATCTATCCTGAATGGGGTCAGGCAGGTCCGGTGCAGAATGTCCCAGAACTTATTCCCCGGACCACTGAAATAGTTGTCGTCTGTTGAGATTGTTTCACCCATAACATTGGCACAAAATAATATCTTCATGTTGTCTTTAAGGACATCAGGCAACACTGGTATCCGCTCCCGTATCCGCGCAAAATATAATTTCATGTTCTATCCTGCCCCACAGTCGGCAACAATAAACTTGCTAACCCATGCAATTACTGATACTCTTAAGGAAAATCTATGCAAATGGAGGCTGAGAAAAATGATTATAGAATTCCTGGGGCATGCCTGTTTTATGCTGAAGACAGAAAAAACAGCTATGATTATTGACCCCTACCTGAGAGACAATCCCCAGGCTTCCGCAAAGCCTGATGATATCAGGACAGACTGGGTCCTGGTAACCCACGGGCACAGCGACCATCTGGGCGATGCTGTAGAAATCGCCCGGAATAATGATGCCACTGTTGTTACGATCACCGAGGTGGCCCGTTATTGTGAACAAAGGGGGGCCAAAACTCATGCTATGTATATCGGAGGCAAATACAACTTTGGAGAGTTCACCATAAAAATGACCCTCGCCCTTCATGGCAGCTCAATAGGCGTCAATCCTATTGAATACCTTGGTCAGCCCTGTGGTTTCCTAATTTTCATTGAAGGCAGGACGATTTATTATTCAGGAGACACCGGCCTTTTTGGGGATATGGAACTAATCGGAAGGCTGCATCCCATCGACCTCGCAATACTGCCGATTGGAGACAATTACACGATGGGTCCTGAAGATGCCCTGGAAGCGGTTAAACTTTTGCAGCCAAAACAGGTCATCCCGGCCCATTATAATACCTGGGATATAATCTCTCAGGACCCTGAAAAATTTAAAGCTGCGGTTGATCTGGAAACCAAAGTACCTGTTACAATTCTGCATCCAGGGGATTCGTTACGGTATTAATCAAATATTCAAGAAAAAAAGATAAGCCAAGAGTAATGGTACTATACTCCTGGCTTTATTATTTATTTGCTCTGATACATATTTACATCGAAGAAGATGAAGATAACAAAGCCTTGCAATCATTACACAGACCATAAAATTCCATCCGATGGTTTTTCACATCAAAACCGGTTGTTTCTCTAACTAGCTTATCAAGTCCCTCATAAACAGGAATTTTAACATTAAAAAGCTGATGGCACTTTTCACAGTAAAAGTGGTAGTGATTTTCCGCATGACCGTCGTAACGACTGTATGTACTGCCATAGTTTAATTCCAGAATATGTCCCGAGTCCCTGAGCACATTCAAATTACGGTATACCGTTCCCAGACTGATATCAGGAACTAATTTTCTGGCCTGTTCATAAACCCAGTCGGCTGACGGATGGCAGTCGGCGTTTCGCAGAATGTCCAAAATTACCTTTTTCTGCTTAGTCATCCTCGTTGCTTTGCTCACTTTCTTCTCTCCCTCCTAATGTTACCATATTCATTGTTTTCGGAATTTTCTAAAAATTTAAATAGCAATAACTGTAGCAATAACTCTGCTTATATAACTCGATATTAGTATAACTTTTTTTGGTAAATCAGTCAACCTGTTCTCCCCTGTTTTTTTGGCTAATTTATATGTTTATGGCGATTGTTTTATTAAATGTATATTTATGGCGAAAATTTAGCCGAAACCCTTTCATAGACTTTTTCGTACTGCTGAATAATTGTTTCCATCCGGAAAGCCTCCCGGGCATGTTTTTGGGCGTTTTCAGACATTTCACCCCACCTGGTCGCACTGCCAAGGAGTTCAACTGCTTTCACAGCCATAAGTTCGGCCTCACCCACCGGAAGCATAAATCCGGTAACACCCTCTTTAATTACTTCCGGCAGTCCCCCCGCCATAGAAGCAATAACCGGCACCCCGCAGGCCATGGCTTCAAGAGCTGCCAGGCCAAAGCTCTCTTTTTCCGAAGGCAGCAGGCAGATATCGGATATCGACAACAGTTCTACGACCCGCTGTTGTTTTCCCAGGAAATGAACCCTGTCGTTGAGTCTAAGGGCCGCCACCTGCTGATGGACAGCCTGCGCTTCTGGACCGTCTCCGACCATCAGCAGCCTGCTGGGTATTTTTCTGTTAATATGGTCAAATACATTAATGACATCTTTAAGTCTCTTAACCGGTCTAAAATTGGATATATGAATAAGAACTTTTTCTCCTGCACCGGAATACTTCTGTTTCAGTCTTGGTACAGCAGCCCTTTTGTATTCTTCCGGATCGATAAAGTTGTAGATAACCTCAATTTCTTTTGAAATCTTAAATAGGTCTATTGTCTCAGTTCTTAGGGAAGAGGACACCGCAGTAACGGCATCACTTTCCTCAATACTCATCCTGGTGATATCAAAAAACTGGGGTTCATGCCCCACGACTGTAATATCGGTGCCATGCAGTGTTGTTACAACTGGCAGATACTTATCTGTAACCAGCTTTCTCGCCAACAGGGCGCTGACCGCATGGGGGATGGCATAATGGACATGGACCACATCAAGGTTAGCCCACCTGGCGGCCTCACCGATTTTGCTGGCTAAGGCAATCATATATGGCGGAAATTTAAAAAGAGGATAGTCGAGGACCTCTACCTCATGATAGAAAATATTCTGATGGAACATGTCCAGCCTGAAAGGACGGTCATAGGATATGAAGTGAATTTCATGGCCCTTCTGGGCAAGCGCCTTCCCCAACTCGGTGGCCACTACCCCGCTGCCCCCATATGTAGGATAACATACGATTCCTATCCGCATTTTATCTCCCCCAAACTTCTAACGGGTCTGCCACCGGAACCGGGGTCCGGACAAGAAAGGCCTCTCCGTATGCGGCCCCTATCTGTGAACCCTG
The nucleotide sequence above comes from Phosphitispora fastidiosa. Encoded proteins:
- a CDS encoding metal-dependent hydrolase; translation: MIIEFLGHACFMLKTEKTAMIIDPYLRDNPQASAKPDDIRTDWVLVTHGHSDHLGDAVEIARNNDATVVTITEVARYCEQRGAKTHAMYIGGKYNFGEFTIKMTLALHGSSIGVNPIEYLGQPCGFLIFIEGRTIYYSGDTGLFGDMELIGRLHPIDLAILPIGDNYTMGPEDALEAVKLLQPKQVIPAHYNTWDIISQDPEKFKAAVDLETKVPVTILHPGDSLRY
- a CDS encoding EAL and HDOD domain-containing protein, with product MDVFVARQPIFNRQQQVFAYELLYRMGTDNFYNDPDGDHATSEVIANSFLLFGLESLTGGKRAFINFTENLLKNEVAANLPNNLIAVEILEHVRRNKEIVAACKRLKELGYMLVLDDFVCDSIYEPLMDIVDIIKIDFLGTPPQERKNLIRKCGDRKVEFLAEKVETIRDFEQALEIGFTYFQGYFFSKPVIISGKDIPANKMNYLQLLQEINRPDLDFDRIDNIMRRDVSLSYKLLRYINSAAFGFRSKITSIKHALVMLGIREIKKWLSLIALKGMVEDKPNEILTSSIIRARFGELIGQKCGLADRSSDMFLVGMFSMIDALIGRPMAKILAELPVSDDIKKALLGEQHRYREIFELTVSYEKGDWERFSYFASRIDLDEKEIPRFYMMSLEWANGFNQIGI
- a CDS encoding MoaD/ThiS family protein; protein product: MKTNELDSPQNQTVEIRAFNFLKKFFDERGWSFPHYLKLDKECSAKELAQTLELPAEMIEAVFINGKAYQPEEGVVKPGDRVAFIPPGTPGPYRVLLGIKKLPNN
- a CDS encoding mismatch-specific DNA-glycosylase: MKLYFARIRERIPVLPDVLKDNMKILFCANVMGETISTDDNYFSGPGNKFWDILHRTCLTPFRIDPGCYRDVSLYGIGLTDYNFNRDELINKIKKYNPQILCFNGKKAAKSFCGKRDIDYGFQTITVGTTRIFVAPSTSANAHKYWDEKWWQLLADSVGSCFSRVSVNNYFEPDEICKLMENIDFVTGVVTRTTEKDFIRAVSDIELHSNIPLHIKNIFEIAKALFAYGYLYYPFCTVAVEQALKSLEALISEKYEVFGGARVKRKGSYPVLRDKINYLYSKGLVSGQQREILHDFRHLRNLTFHPKYQQILGHYDGTLRVLAHLMNEIWLAEVKE
- a CDS encoding Fur family transcriptional regulator; this encodes MSKATRMTKQKKVILDILRNADCHPSADWVYEQARKLVPDISLGTVYRNLNVLRDSGHILELNYGSTYSRYDGHAENHYHFYCEKCHQLFNVKIPVYEGLDKLVRETTGFDVKNHRMEFYGLCNDCKALLSSSSSM
- the bshA gene encoding N-acetyl-alpha-D-glucosaminyl L-malate synthase BshA, which produces MRIGIVCYPTYGGSGVVATELGKALAQKGHEIHFISYDRPFRLDMFHQNIFYHEVEVLDYPLFKFPPYMIALASKIGEAARWANLDVVHVHYAIPHAVSALLARKLVTDKYLPVVTTLHGTDITVVGHEPQFFDITRMSIEESDAVTAVSSSLRTETIDLFKISKEIEVIYNFIDPEEYKRAAVPRLKQKYSGAGEKVLIHISNFRPVKRLKDVINVFDHINRKIPSRLLMVGDGPEAQAVHQQVAALRLNDRVHFLGKQQRVVELLSISDICLLPSEKESFGLAALEAMACGVPVIASMAGGLPEVIKEGVTGFMLPVGEAELMAVKAVELLGSATRWGEMSENAQKHAREAFRMETIIQQYEKVYERVSAKFSP